The Setaria viridis chromosome 6, Setaria_viridis_v4.0, whole genome shotgun sequence genome contains a region encoding:
- the LOC117860357 gene encoding peroxisome biogenesis protein 5 isoform X1 — translation MAMRHLITGQNSCAPDGASSSNPLNAFANAVLGQSSKTRSIKELPGSVSVPSTSDFGTAAPLSTIPGSDDEFKQDQRPLARGADFIHWGPANDWIESFRPPGVPEFGVTESQVAEFDQIYNNTGTTIGPPLDGPPQRVLSGVLHSFLASGRAGVPFQPVPVPALGLSESDKQCIRDRSCIMARHILADQPEEYIQAQVNTLLHSLDIDNRMRGPMHGQYPELEQYWNQSQSSMGPASMHNAADKWITEFGNQNNNPESWANSFEQQYGPNGWASEFEQHQSQMAMGQMGGANMASLAAMEQSRMLAQTLASNNDPKFQNSKFFQFVSKMSRGELIIEDNQVKQGSASQSNGWADEFQTQYNANANTWADQFAHEELSQGADKWASEFSSQHNQGALNESWVDEFSKLNVTDEWAEEFSGGGFGESSADPWADEFQEQLSSFKQSSGASRGVYVFSEMNPYVGHPNPMQEGQELFRKGLLSEAVLALEAEVLKNPDNAEGWRLLGVTHAENDDDQQAIAAMMRAQEANPTNLEVLLALGVSHTNELEQGEALRYLYRWLQNHPKYGGLAPPQSTDSPYGPDVVRLFNEAAQMSPEDADVHIVLGVLYNLSREYDKAIASFKTALQLKPQDYSLWNKLGATQANSIQSADAILAYQKALDLKPNYVRAWANMGISYANQGLYEDSIRYYVRAVAMNPKADNAWQYLRISLSNASRADMIAACDARNLDALQKEFPL, via the exons ATGGCGATGCGGCACCTCATCACGGGCCAGAACAGCTGCGCCCCGGACGGCGCCTCGTCGTCCAACCCCCTCAACGCCTTCGCCAACGCCGTCCTCGGCCAGTCCTCCAAGACGCGG TCAATAAAGGAACTTCCTGGCTCAGTCAGTGTTCCATCTACATCTGATTTTGGCACAGCTGCTCCCTTGTCAACCATCCCAGGTTCAGATGATGAGTTCAAACAAGATCAACGACCCCTTGCACGG GGTGCCGACTTCATTCATTGGGGTCCTGCTAATGATTGGATTGAATCTTTTCGCCCTCCTGGGGTTCCTGAATTTGGAGTAACAGAATCACAAGTTGCAGAATTTGACCAAATCTATAACAATACAGGGACAACCATTGGACCGCCCTTGGATG GTCCACCACAAAGGGTGTTGTCTGGTGTCTTGCATTCTTTTCTTGCAAGTGGCAGAGCTGGTGTGCCGTTTCAACCTGTTCCAGTACCAGCTCTTGGTTTATCTGAAAGTGACAAACAATGCATACGAGATCGTAGCTGCATAATGGCACGGCATATTTTGGCTGACCAACCAGAAGAATATATACAGGCTCAG GTCAATACCTTGTTGCATTCGCTTGATATTGACAACCGTATGAGAGGCCCTATGCATGGACAATACCCAGAGCTGGAGCAGTACTGGAATCAGTCCCAAAGTTCTATGGGACCTGCTTCGATGCATAATGCTGCAGATAAATGGATTACCGAGTTTGGAAATCAAAATAATAACCCAGAAAGTTGGGCAAATTCTTTCGAGCAGCAATATGGCCCAAATGGTTGGGCCTCCGAGTTTGAACAG CATCAGTCTCAGATGGCCATGGGTCAGATGGGAGGAGCGAACATGGCCAGCCTGGCTGCTATGGAGCAATCCCGTATGCTTGCACAAACATTAGCAAGTAATAATGACCCCAAGTTTCAG AATTCTAAGTTCTTCCAGTTTGTTTCAAAGATGAGCCGTGGTGAACTTATTATAGAAGATAATCAAGTAAAACAAGGTTCCGCATCCCAATCCAATGGCTGGGCTGATGAATTTCAAACACAGTACAATGCTAATGCAAACACATGGGCGGATCAGTTTGCACATGAAGAG CTTTCACAAGGGGCGGATAAGTGGGCTAGCGAATTCTCTAGTCAACATAATCAGGGTGCTCTAAATGAGAGCTGGGTTGATgagttttcaaaattaaatGTCACTGATGAATGGGCAGAAGAATTCAGTGGAGGTGGTTTTGGCGAAAGCTCTGCTGATCCATGGGCAGATGA GTTCCAAGAACAGTTGTCATCCTTCAAACAAAGCTCGGGTGCTTCTCGAGGGGTTTATGTTTTTTCTGAGATGAACCCTTATGTTGGTCACCCTAATCCAATGCAAGAAGGACAAGAGCTCTTCCGCAAGGGCCTCTTAagtgaagctgttcttgctttAGAGGCTGAAGTTTTGAAGAATCCTGATAATGCTGAAGGTTGGAGGTTGCTAGGAGTAACACATGCAGAAAATGATGATGACCAACAG GCCATTGCAGCGATGATGCGGGCGCAGGAAGCTAATCCGACAAACCTTGAAGTTCTTCTCGCTCTTGGTGTCAGTCACACAAATG AATTGGAGCAGGGAGAAGCATTAAGATATCTTTATAGGTGGCTTCAGAATCATCCAAAATATGGGGGCCTTGCCCCTCCACAGTCTACTGATTCACCTTATGGTCCAGAT GTTGTTAGATTGTTTAATGAAGCAGCTCAGATGTCACCTGAAGATGCCGATGTCCATATAGTTCTGGGAGTCTTATACAACCTATCAAGAGAGTATGATAAAGCTATAGCTTCATTTAAGACAGCACTACAGCTCAAACCTCAGGACTATTCACTCTGGAACAAGCTTGGTGCAACCCAAGCAAACAGCATCCAGAGTGCTGATGCAATACTGGCGTATCAGAAG GCTCTAGACTTGAAACCGAACTATGTCCGTGCATGGGCTAATATGGGAATCAGCTATGCCAACCAG GGTTTGTATGAAGATTCCATTCGGTACTATGTAAGGGCAGTTGCGATGAATCCGAAAGCTGACAATGCCTGGCAGTACTTGAGGATTTCTCTTAG CAATGCGTCACGAGCTGACATGATTGCTGCATGTGATGCCCGCAACCTCGACGCCCTTCAGAAAGAGTTTCCTCTGTGA
- the LOC117860357 gene encoding peroxisome biogenesis protein 5 isoform X2 — MAMRHLITGQNSCAPDGASSSNPLNAFANAVLGQSSKTRSIKELPGSVSVPSTSDFGTAAPLSTIPGSDDEFKQDQRPLARGADFIHWGPANDWIESFRPPGVPEFGVTESQVAEFDQIYNNTGTTIGPPLDGPPQRVLSGVLHSFLASGRAGVPFQPVPVPALGLSESDKQCIRDRSCIMARHILADQPEEYIQAQVNTLLHSLDIDNRMRGPMHGQYPELEQYWNQSQSSMGPASMHNAADKWITEFGNQNNNPESWANSFEQQYGPNGWASEFEQHQSQMAMGQMGGANMASLAAMEQSRMLAQTLASNNDPKFQLSQGADKWASEFSSQHNQGALNESWVDEFSKLNVTDEWAEEFSGGGFGESSADPWADEFQEQLSSFKQSSGASRGVYVFSEMNPYVGHPNPMQEGQELFRKGLLSEAVLALEAEVLKNPDNAEGWRLLGVTHAENDDDQQAIAAMMRAQEANPTNLEVLLALGVSHTNELEQGEALRYLYRWLQNHPKYGGLAPPQSTDSPYGPDVVRLFNEAAQMSPEDADVHIVLGVLYNLSREYDKAIASFKTALQLKPQDYSLWNKLGATQANSIQSADAILAYQKALDLKPNYVRAWANMGISYANQGLYEDSIRYYVRAVAMNPKADNAWQYLRISLSNASRADMIAACDARNLDALQKEFPL, encoded by the exons ATGGCGATGCGGCACCTCATCACGGGCCAGAACAGCTGCGCCCCGGACGGCGCCTCGTCGTCCAACCCCCTCAACGCCTTCGCCAACGCCGTCCTCGGCCAGTCCTCCAAGACGCGG TCAATAAAGGAACTTCCTGGCTCAGTCAGTGTTCCATCTACATCTGATTTTGGCACAGCTGCTCCCTTGTCAACCATCCCAGGTTCAGATGATGAGTTCAAACAAGATCAACGACCCCTTGCACGG GGTGCCGACTTCATTCATTGGGGTCCTGCTAATGATTGGATTGAATCTTTTCGCCCTCCTGGGGTTCCTGAATTTGGAGTAACAGAATCACAAGTTGCAGAATTTGACCAAATCTATAACAATACAGGGACAACCATTGGACCGCCCTTGGATG GTCCACCACAAAGGGTGTTGTCTGGTGTCTTGCATTCTTTTCTTGCAAGTGGCAGAGCTGGTGTGCCGTTTCAACCTGTTCCAGTACCAGCTCTTGGTTTATCTGAAAGTGACAAACAATGCATACGAGATCGTAGCTGCATAATGGCACGGCATATTTTGGCTGACCAACCAGAAGAATATATACAGGCTCAG GTCAATACCTTGTTGCATTCGCTTGATATTGACAACCGTATGAGAGGCCCTATGCATGGACAATACCCAGAGCTGGAGCAGTACTGGAATCAGTCCCAAAGTTCTATGGGACCTGCTTCGATGCATAATGCTGCAGATAAATGGATTACCGAGTTTGGAAATCAAAATAATAACCCAGAAAGTTGGGCAAATTCTTTCGAGCAGCAATATGGCCCAAATGGTTGGGCCTCCGAGTTTGAACAG CATCAGTCTCAGATGGCCATGGGTCAGATGGGAGGAGCGAACATGGCCAGCCTGGCTGCTATGGAGCAATCCCGTATGCTTGCACAAACATTAGCAAGTAATAATGACCCCAAGTTTCAG CTTTCACAAGGGGCGGATAAGTGGGCTAGCGAATTCTCTAGTCAACATAATCAGGGTGCTCTAAATGAGAGCTGGGTTGATgagttttcaaaattaaatGTCACTGATGAATGGGCAGAAGAATTCAGTGGAGGTGGTTTTGGCGAAAGCTCTGCTGATCCATGGGCAGATGA GTTCCAAGAACAGTTGTCATCCTTCAAACAAAGCTCGGGTGCTTCTCGAGGGGTTTATGTTTTTTCTGAGATGAACCCTTATGTTGGTCACCCTAATCCAATGCAAGAAGGACAAGAGCTCTTCCGCAAGGGCCTCTTAagtgaagctgttcttgctttAGAGGCTGAAGTTTTGAAGAATCCTGATAATGCTGAAGGTTGGAGGTTGCTAGGAGTAACACATGCAGAAAATGATGATGACCAACAG GCCATTGCAGCGATGATGCGGGCGCAGGAAGCTAATCCGACAAACCTTGAAGTTCTTCTCGCTCTTGGTGTCAGTCACACAAATG AATTGGAGCAGGGAGAAGCATTAAGATATCTTTATAGGTGGCTTCAGAATCATCCAAAATATGGGGGCCTTGCCCCTCCACAGTCTACTGATTCACCTTATGGTCCAGAT GTTGTTAGATTGTTTAATGAAGCAGCTCAGATGTCACCTGAAGATGCCGATGTCCATATAGTTCTGGGAGTCTTATACAACCTATCAAGAGAGTATGATAAAGCTATAGCTTCATTTAAGACAGCACTACAGCTCAAACCTCAGGACTATTCACTCTGGAACAAGCTTGGTGCAACCCAAGCAAACAGCATCCAGAGTGCTGATGCAATACTGGCGTATCAGAAG GCTCTAGACTTGAAACCGAACTATGTCCGTGCATGGGCTAATATGGGAATCAGCTATGCCAACCAG GGTTTGTATGAAGATTCCATTCGGTACTATGTAAGGGCAGTTGCGATGAATCCGAAAGCTGACAATGCCTGGCAGTACTTGAGGATTTCTCTTAG CAATGCGTCACGAGCTGACATGATTGCTGCATGTGATGCCCGCAACCTCGACGCCCTTCAGAAAGAGTTTCCTCTGTGA
- the LOC117860358 gene encoding uncharacterized protein: MALKFLNKKGWHTGSLRNIERVWKAEQAEEAEKRKTEELKKQVAAEKEKAEFRAMQERAGLRPAQERLDFLYESGLAVGKSSEGFQALQQSAPGAAAASSSSAQASAADSSKAATPGALFEDKPQSANDTWRKLHSDPLLLIRQREQDAIARIKNNPIKMAEIKKSVESEKKQKEEKKEKKKHKHRHHKSKSKRHHSDEDSDLDEISDGKDERRKRVHSSPDRKKEEKRSRHEKKHRRQDSSDSDNDEPQRRWQDVSEDDERRKRVHSSPDRKKEEKRSRHEKKHRRQDSSDLDNDEKQRRRQDVSEDDEPRRRRHDDDEPRRKRHDDDEPRRRHDDNEPRRRRQSDDEPRRRRQSDDEPRRRQEDLEPRRRRQDDEEPRGRWHDDHPRYDRLDADDRKRRQHSPPDRHHAYSKYDGPDPRPKRMEDGNKTGNSNSEHHSRAVQGSGEQTRQESEHGRNNGPPFNRRRGGVHHMSEEERLARLRQMQADAEVHEEQRWKRLKKAADDDAKEAATVSANQFKGKNFLEEEKKSIFGTEKGGSATIEESIRRRAFYSQGGRDAEGNAFRR; encoded by the exons ATGGCGCTCAAGTTCCTTAACAAGAAGGGGTGGCACACGGGGTCCCTCCGCAACATCGAGCGGGTATGGAAGGCGGagcaggcggaggaggcggagaagcGCAAGACGgaggagctcaagaagcaggtcGCCGCCGAGAAGGAGAAGGCCGAGTTCCGGGCCATGCAGGAGCGCGCCGGCCTCAGGCC GGCGCAGGAGAGATTGGACTTCCTCTACGAGTCGGGGTTGGCCGTCGGCAAGAGCTCCGAAGGGTTCCAGGCGCTGCAACAATCTGCACCAGGGGCCGCTGCTGCATCCTCTTCTTCTGCGCAAGCTAGTGCGGCTGATTCTTCTAAG GCAGCAACGCCAGGAGCTTTATTTGAGGATAAACCTCAATCTGCAAATGATACATGGAGAAAACTCCACTCTGATCCTCTACTCCTAATAAGGCAGCGGGAGCAGGATGCAATTGCGAGGATTAAAAACAATCCAATCAAGATGGCCGAGATAAAGAAATCT GTTGAATCTGAGAAGAAgcaaaaagaagagaagaaagagaagaaaaagcaCAAGCATCGCCACCATAAGTCAAAGAGCAAGAGGCATCACTCAGATGAGGATTCAGATTTAGATGAAATAAGTGATGGCAAGGATGAGAGAAGGAAGAGGGTTCATTCTTCCCCTGAccgaaagaaggaagagaaaaggtCCAGGCATGAGAAGAAACACCGCAGACAAGATTCATCAGATTCAGACAATGATGAACCACAGAGAAGATGGCAGGATGTGTCAGAAGACGATGAGAGAAGGAAGAGGGTTCATTCTTCCCCTGACCgtaagaaggaagagaaaaggtCCAGGCATGAGAAGAAACACCGCAGACAAGATTCATCAGATTTGGACAATGATGAAAAACAGAGAAGACGGCAGGATGTGTCAGAAGATGATGAGCCAAGGAGAAGACGGCATGACGATGATGAACCAAGGAGAAAACgtcatgatgatgatgaacctaGGAGACGGCATGATGACAATGAACCTAGGAGAAGAAGGCAAAGTGACGATGAAccgaggagaagaaggcaaAGTGACGATGAACCAAGAAGAAGGCAGGAAGATTTGGAACCAAGGAGAAGACGGCAGGACGATGAGGAACCAAGGGGAAGATGGCATGATGACCATCCACGATATGATCGCTTGGATGCTGATGATAGGAAGAGGAGACAGCATTCGCCACCAGACCGCCATCATGCATACTCAAAGTATGACGGTCCAGACCCTAGGCCCAAAAGAATGGAGGATGGGAACAAAACTGGAAATTCCAATTCTGAACACCATTCGCGCGCTGTCCAAGGCTCGGGAGAGCAGACAAGGCAAGAAAGTGAACATGGCAGAAACAATGGTCCTCCGTTCAACCGTCGACGGGGTGGCGTCCACCATATGTCGGAAGAGGAAAGGTTGGCTCGGCTGCGCCAGATGCAGGCTGACGCTGAGGTCCACGAGGAGCAGAGATGGAAGAGGCTGAAGAAAGCTGCAGATGATGATGCCAAAGAAGCAGCAACTGTGAGCGCCAACCAGTTCAAAGGAAAGAACTTCTTGGAAGAGGAAAAGAAGAGCATATTTGGAACGGAGAAGGGTGGCAGCGCCACGATCGAAGAGAGCATCAGGCGCCGTGCTTTTTACTCTCAGGGTGGCCGTGATGCTGAGGGCAATGCGTTCAGGCGGTAA